A DNA window from Ficedula albicollis isolate OC2 chromosome 1, FicAlb1.5, whole genome shotgun sequence contains the following coding sequences:
- the RP2 gene encoding protein XRP2, with amino-acid sequence PRAGQDAAAGEQKVPQYSWDLRAKIDPKDYTFSGLKNETVGRLPGKVAGQQFVIQDCEDCKIYIFDHSATITIDDCVNCQIFLGPIKGSVFFRDCKDCKCVVACQQFRTRDCRKLEVFLCCATQPIIESSTGMKFGCFQYYYPELALQFKDAGLSIFNNTWSNIHDFTPVSGENNWGLLPETAAVQDYVPLPSSEELKAVRVSTDATKSIIPITRGQRQKNSDESCLAVFFAGDYTTANARKLIDEMTSKGFQLVQTKEVLMKAEDAHRVFQQSALEFIPLLEKGPVVALEFNGDGVVEQCQSTINEVFSGTKVFVSESKASASQDVDNFYNFADMQMGM; translated from the exons ccccgagccggGCAGGATGCGGCGGCCGGCGAGCAGAAGGTGCCGCAGTACAGCTGGGACCTGCGAGCCAAG ATTGACCCCAAAGACTATACTTTCTCTGgacttaaaaatgaaactgtggGTCGACTGCCTGGAAAAGTAGCAGGGCAACAGTTTGTCATCCAGGACTGCGAGGACTGCAAAATCTACATATTTGACCATTCTGCTACAATCACAATTGACGACTGTGTCAATTGCCAAATCTTTTTGGGACCAATAAAAGGCAGCGTGTTTTTCCGTGACTGCAAAGATTGTAAGTGTGTGGTTGCCTGCCAGCAGTTCCGCACGCGGGACTGCAGAAAGCTGGAGGTGTTCTTGTGCTGTGCCACCCAGCCCATTATTGAGTCCTCCACAGGTATGAAATTTGGATGTTTCCAGTACTATTATCCCGAGCTTGCTCTGCAATTTAAAGATGCTGGTCTGAGTATCTTCAATAACACATGGAGCAACATCCACGACTTTACCCCTGTGTCTGGAGAAAATAACTGGGGCCTTTTGCCTGAAACTGCCGCAGTCCAAGATTATgttcctctgcccagctctgaggagctgaaaGCCGTCAGGGTTTCTACTGATGCTACAAAGAGCATAATACCAATAACTCGAgggcagagacagaaaaacagcGATGAATCGTGTTTGGCCGTGTTTTTTGCTGGTGACTACACAACTGCAAATGCCAGGAAGTTAATTGATGAG ATGACTAGTAAAGGTTTTCAGCTGGTACAGACTAAAGAAGTCTTAATGAAGGCAGAGGATGCTCACAGAGTTTTCCAGCAGAGTGCATTAGAATTCATTCCACTGCTGGAAAAAG GTCCAGTGGTTGCTTTGGAATTCAATGGAGATGGTGTTGTAGAACAATGTCAAAGCACTATAAATGAAGTTTTTAGTGGGACCAAG GTTTTTGTATCAGAAAGCAAAGCTTCAGCATCTCAAGATGTAGACAATTTCTACAATTTTGCTGACATGCAGATGGGAATGTGA